CGCGAACAGTTACGCGAAACCTGCACCGAAGGTTGCATCATGGTCACCGGCACGGCTCCCTGTCAAGCCCCGCCCGGCCACAGGTGCGCGTACTTGTGGCCGCTGCCGGTGTTGAACAGCAGGACCGTCTCCTCGGGATGCAGCCACCCCGAGGCCGCCAGCGCGCGGGCGGCGGCGGCCGTGGCGCCGCCTTCGGGCGCGGCGAAGATCCCCTCGCAGGCCAGCAGCGAGCAGCCCTCGAGGGCGT
This window of the bacterium genome carries:
- a CDS encoding pyridoxal-phosphate dependent enzyme, with the protein product DVAAPWEGAATIADGLRVPSAVGDFLVLRALRASRGTAIAVSDADALEGCSLLACEGIFAAPEGGATAAAARALAASGWLHPEETVLLFNTGSGHKYAHLWPGGA